Proteins from a genomic interval of Zingiber officinale cultivar Zhangliang chromosome 1B, Zo_v1.1, whole genome shotgun sequence:
- the LOC122043395 gene encoding subtilisin-like protease SBT4.3, whose translation MPQVYIVYMGAQHVSQYPTYELHLNLLKEILVNCSPSESLVYSYQQSFSGFAAKLSIDEADKLNERDGIVSVFRSKTLKLRTTRSWDFLNFPQSVNRNPPLESDVIVGMLDSGIWPKSKSFNDKGLGPPPKKWKGTCVNMTCNNKIIGARYYNSFGDYTSNEPSPRDFKGHGTHTASTAVGRSVSHASLYGLAKGTARGAVPSARLAVYKVCWAFGCTDQDILAAFDDAISDGVDIISLSIGGSNSLDYFQDSIAIGSFHAMANGILTSAAAGNNGPKHGTVCNVAPWMVSTAASSIDRHIIDKVVTGDHISTLGASVNTFATTNRFHPLIYLPGNAITSPGDCRMPDKNVVKGKILLCNLLSYETFNKGIQGLISIDDSSLNISFLFPIPFIVISSLDGLNLLNYINNTKNPVANIQKSEAVFDSEAPLVAFFSSRGPNLITPDILKPDISAPGIDILAAWSRLASVSNLPIDTRVVNYNIISGTSMACPHVTGVAAYVKSFHQNWSPAAIMSALMTTAKPMYPSAGQDQLSYGAGQLNPAKAVDPGLVYDAGASDYVQMLCDSGYNETMIRIVTGDSSSCSSSTSTGTARDLNYPSMALHVQSGKAFAAKFLRTVTNVGSARRGKYKAEVQADRRLNVVVNPSKLRFSELNEKRQFTVSVSGGPLPGNSTAPATVIWSDGKHLVRSVMVVYTDFSS comes from the exons ATGCCGCAGGTTTATATTGTGTATATGGGAGCTCAACACGTATCCCAGTACCCAACTTACGAACTCCATCTTAATTTGCTCAAAGAAATTCTCGTGAACTG TTCACCTAGTGAGTCTTTGGTGTATAGCTACCAACAGAGTTTCAGCGGATTTGCTGCCAAACTTTCGATTGATGAGGCCGACAAGTTGAACG aAAGGGATGGAATAGTTTCGGTGTTTCGTAGTAAAACCCTGAAGCTTCGCACAACGAGATCATGGGATTTCCTCAACTTCCCACAGAGTGTTAACAGAAATCCTCCATTGGAAAGTGACGTCATCGTCGGAATGCTCGATTCTGGAATATGGCCGAAATCCAAGTCCTTCAATGATAAGGGATTGGGACCTCCGCCGAAGAAATGGAAGGGTACTTGCGTAAACATGACATGCAACAA TAAAATCATCGGGGCACGCTACTACAATAGCTTCGGCGATTACACGTCGAACGAACCATCGCCGCGCGACTTCAAAGGTCACGGGACGCACACAGCTTCCACCGCCGTCGGCCGGAGCGTCTCCCACGCTAGCCTCTACGGCCTCGCTAAGGGCACTGCCCGAGGGGCCGTGCCTTCAGCGAGGCTAGCGGTGTACAAGGTGTGCTGGGCGTTCGGGTGCACCGATCAAGACATCTTGGCAGCGTTTGACGATGCAATCTCCGACGGTGTCGACATCATCTCTCTGTCAATCGGCGGCTCTAATTCTCTGGATTATTTCCAGGACTCGATAGCTATCGGCTCCTTCCATGCTATGGCGAATGGAATTTTGACATCGGCCGCCGCTGGGAACAACGGGCCGAAACATGGCACGGTCTGCAACGTGGCACCGTGGATGGTGTCGACGGCGGCAAGCAGCATCGATAGGCACATCATTGACAAGGTGGTCACCGGTGATCACATTTCCACTTTG GGAGCTTCTGTCAATACGTTTGCGACAACAAATAGGTTTCACCCGTTGATCTACTTACCGGGAAATGCAATTACTTCTCCAGG GGATTGTCGTATGCCAGATAAAAACGTGGTGAAAGGAAAGATTCTTCTCTGCAACTTACTCTCTTACGAAACTTTTAATAAGGGCATTCAAGGACTGATATCTATAGATGACTCTTCACTTAATATTTCCTTCTTATTCCCAATTCCATTCATTGTAATCAGCTCATTGGATGGCCTCAACCTTTTGAACTACATAAACAACACAAA AAATCCTGTGGCTAACATCCAAAAAAGTGAAGCAGTTTTCGACTCCGAGGCTCCCTTGGTCGCTTTCTTCTCATCGAGAGGCCCCAATTTAATCACCCCTGACATCTTGAAG CCTGATATAAGTGCTCCAGGAATTGACATTTTGGCCGCCTGGTCACGGCTTGCATCGGTGTCAAACCTCCCCATCGACACAAGGGTCGTCAACTACAACATAATCTCGGGAACTTCCATGGCTTGCCCGCATGTAACCGGTGTCGCCGCCTACGTCAAGTCTTTCCACCAAAACTGGTCGCCGGCAGCCATCATGTCTGCGCTCATGACGACAG CCAAACCGATGTATCCTTCCGCCGGCCAAGACCAATTATCGTATGGAGCCGGCCAACTGAACCCGGCGAAGGCCGTCGACCCAGGTCTTGTCTACGACGCCGGTGCCAGTGACTACGTGCAAATGCTCTGCGACTCGGGCTACAACGAAACCATGATCAGGATCGTCACCGGCGACTCCAGTTCCTGCTCTTCTAGTACCAGTACTGGAACGGCGAGGGATCTCAATTACCCATCCATGGCCTTACATGTTCAGTCTGGCAAAGCCTTCGCTGCCAAGTTCTTGAGAACAGTGACCAACGTCGGCAGCGCCCGACGCGGCAAGTACAAGGCCGAGGTCCAGGCTGATCGCAGACTTAATGTGGTGGTGAATCCTAGTAAGTTGAGGTTTTCGGAGTTGAATGAGAAGAGACAGTTCACTGTGTCGGTTTCTGGCGGGCCATTGCCAGGGAACTCGACGGCGCCGGCGACGGTCATTTGGTCGGACGGGAAGCATCTGGTGAGGAGTGTGATGGTTGTCTACACCGATTTCTCATCTTGA